The proteins below are encoded in one region of Alosa sapidissima isolate fAloSap1 chromosome 24, fAloSap1.pri, whole genome shotgun sequence:
- the sbk1 gene encoding serine/threonine-protein kinase SBK1 isoform X1, which yields MQEHAGERQGASGSAQVCVTVAPSAGQGGAALGGGTLLEDMQALSLTPISTSELQQRYQLIGPLGKGTYGRVDLVALRGQGTKLALKYVNKGKTRLRSFLREYSLNAALSCSPFIVQTLDVLFETEDSYVFGQEYAPAGDLFDIIPPQAGLSEDMVKRCVQQLGLALDFMHSRALVHRDVKPENVLLFDRECRRVKLADLGMTRRAGSRVRRVSGTIPYTAPEVCQASGTEGVMVATAQDAWAFGVLTFCMLTGNFPWEAALPADAFYAEFLRWQQAGCPTTVVPSQWRRFSDDALRMFGRLLAADPDRRCAVKDVFYFLKYELLTHHRRRASCRAGPTSSSRAAHRHAEPSPPPGTSCLRPAPLKRSILSEPHSSREEASKSPSPNRKDKSKMMMATPIEICV from the exons ATGCAGGAACATGCGGGAGAGAGGCAGGGCGCAAGCGG CAGCGCCCAGGTGTGTGTGACCGTGGCGCCATCGGCAGGGCAGGGTGGGGCAGCGTTGGGCGGCGGAACTCTGCTGGAGGACATGCAGGCGCTGTCACTCACCCCGATCTCCACCTCCGAGCTGCAGCAGCGCTACCAGCTGATTGGACCACTGGGCAAGGGCACCTACGGCCGTGTGGACTTGGTGGCGCTCCGGGGTCAAG gcACCAAGCTGGCCCTGAAGTACGTGAATAAGGGTAAGACGCGGCTGCGCTCCTTCCTGCGTGAGTACAGCCTGAACGCGGCACTCAGCTGCAGTCCGTTCATTGTGCAGACGCTCGACGTGCTCTTTGAGACTGAGGACAGCTACGTGTTCGGCCAGGAGTATGCGCCCGCTGGGGACCTCTTCGACATCATCCCCCCACAG GCAGGTCTTTCTGAGGACATGGTGAAGCGCTGTGTCCAGCAGCTGGGCCTGGCACTGGACTTCATGCACTCGCGCGCGCTCGTCCACCGCGACGTCAAGCCCGAGAACGTGCTCCTGTTCGACCGCGAATGCCGGCGCGTCAAATTGGCCGACCTCGGCATGACGCGGCGAGCAGGCAGCCGCGTCCGCCGCGTCAGCGGCACCATCCCCTACACGGCGCCCGAAGTGTGCCAGGCGTCGGGCACCGAGGGCGTGATGGTGGCCACCGCGCAGGACGCGTGGGCGTTCGGCGTGCTCACCTTCTGCATGCTGACCGGCAACTTCCCCTGGGAGGCGGCGCTGCCGGCGGACGCCTTCTACGCCGAGTTCCTCCGCTGGCAGCAGGCGGGCTGCCCGACGACCGTCGTGCCCTCGCAGTGGCGCCGTTTCTCCGATGACGCGTTGCGCATGTTCGGGCGCCTGCTCGCCGCCGACCCGGACCGCCGCTGTGCCGTCAAGGACGTCTTCTACTTCCTCAAGTATGAGCTGCTCACCCACCACCGCCGGCGCGCTTCCTGTCGGGCGGGGCCCACTTCCTCCTCTCGCGCCGCCCACAGGCACGCTGAGCCCTCCCCGCCGCCCGGGACTTCCTGCCTGCGGCCCGCCCCCCTCAAACGCAGCATCCTATCGGAGCCGCACTCTTCCAGGGAGGAGGCATCCAAAAGCCCATCCCCTAACCGCAAGGACAAGAGCAAGATGATGATGGCCACACCGATCGAGATCTGTGTGTGA
- the sbk1 gene encoding serine/threonine-protein kinase SBK1 isoform X2, whose product MQEHAGERQGASGAQVCVTVAPSAGQGGAALGGGTLLEDMQALSLTPISTSELQQRYQLIGPLGKGTYGRVDLVALRGQGTKLALKYVNKGKTRLRSFLREYSLNAALSCSPFIVQTLDVLFETEDSYVFGQEYAPAGDLFDIIPPQAGLSEDMVKRCVQQLGLALDFMHSRALVHRDVKPENVLLFDRECRRVKLADLGMTRRAGSRVRRVSGTIPYTAPEVCQASGTEGVMVATAQDAWAFGVLTFCMLTGNFPWEAALPADAFYAEFLRWQQAGCPTTVVPSQWRRFSDDALRMFGRLLAADPDRRCAVKDVFYFLKYELLTHHRRRASCRAGPTSSSRAAHRHAEPSPPPGTSCLRPAPLKRSILSEPHSSREEASKSPSPNRKDKSKMMMATPIEICV is encoded by the exons ATGCAGGAACATGCGGGAGAGAGGCAGGGCGCAAGCGG CGCCCAGGTGTGTGTGACCGTGGCGCCATCGGCAGGGCAGGGTGGGGCAGCGTTGGGCGGCGGAACTCTGCTGGAGGACATGCAGGCGCTGTCACTCACCCCGATCTCCACCTCCGAGCTGCAGCAGCGCTACCAGCTGATTGGACCACTGGGCAAGGGCACCTACGGCCGTGTGGACTTGGTGGCGCTCCGGGGTCAAG gcACCAAGCTGGCCCTGAAGTACGTGAATAAGGGTAAGACGCGGCTGCGCTCCTTCCTGCGTGAGTACAGCCTGAACGCGGCACTCAGCTGCAGTCCGTTCATTGTGCAGACGCTCGACGTGCTCTTTGAGACTGAGGACAGCTACGTGTTCGGCCAGGAGTATGCGCCCGCTGGGGACCTCTTCGACATCATCCCCCCACAG GCAGGTCTTTCTGAGGACATGGTGAAGCGCTGTGTCCAGCAGCTGGGCCTGGCACTGGACTTCATGCACTCGCGCGCGCTCGTCCACCGCGACGTCAAGCCCGAGAACGTGCTCCTGTTCGACCGCGAATGCCGGCGCGTCAAATTGGCCGACCTCGGCATGACGCGGCGAGCAGGCAGCCGCGTCCGCCGCGTCAGCGGCACCATCCCCTACACGGCGCCCGAAGTGTGCCAGGCGTCGGGCACCGAGGGCGTGATGGTGGCCACCGCGCAGGACGCGTGGGCGTTCGGCGTGCTCACCTTCTGCATGCTGACCGGCAACTTCCCCTGGGAGGCGGCGCTGCCGGCGGACGCCTTCTACGCCGAGTTCCTCCGCTGGCAGCAGGCGGGCTGCCCGACGACCGTCGTGCCCTCGCAGTGGCGCCGTTTCTCCGATGACGCGTTGCGCATGTTCGGGCGCCTGCTCGCCGCCGACCCGGACCGCCGCTGTGCCGTCAAGGACGTCTTCTACTTCCTCAAGTATGAGCTGCTCACCCACCACCGCCGGCGCGCTTCCTGTCGGGCGGGGCCCACTTCCTCCTCTCGCGCCGCCCACAGGCACGCTGAGCCCTCCCCGCCGCCCGGGACTTCCTGCCTGCGGCCCGCCCCCCTCAAACGCAGCATCCTATCGGAGCCGCACTCTTCCAGGGAGGAGGCATCCAAAAGCCCATCCCCTAACCGCAAGGACAAGAGCAAGATGATGATGGCCACACCGATCGAGATCTGTGTGTGA